Proteins from one Thermosipho japonicus genomic window:
- a CDS encoding lysylphosphatidylglycerol synthase transmembrane domain-containing protein: MKKNQKNVIRILFSIFIGLFVILFMGKFYKTNILNEIKNIKLIDIVFVFFIYLMVYTIDTLRYIIILKQFKIKLNFFELFYNNVMGLFFSSITPFAAGGQPYQIYHLNKLGFDLEHSTNVVVSRFITTMILNLIIAIISYKNVIISLKGTTIESTLINLGLFVSTITLILILIVFSNSDIIIKLTNILKFKRLKKIKTKYLEWSNNLKNSIKFLWKEKIYIMILDIFLNLLVLILQAYSLYYMFLRYTNLNNSFNNFLIVFGTMLLLNMVIFYIPTPGASGTIEITYQIIFSSILKVQKGVFLSIIGWRFATYYLQILFGLLLSFFNLMTKKTKNSELK; encoded by the coding sequence ATGAAAAAAAATCAAAAAAACGTAATTAGAATTCTCTTTTCAATCTTTATTGGATTATTTGTAATACTTTTTATGGGAAAATTCTATAAGACAAACATATTAAATGAAATAAAAAATATAAAATTGATCGATATTGTATTTGTTTTTTTTATCTATCTTATGGTTTACACAATAGATACTTTAAGGTATATAATTATCTTAAAACAATTCAAAATAAAACTAAACTTTTTTGAACTATTTTATAACAACGTTATGGGGTTATTTTTTTCATCAATTACTCCATTTGCAGCCGGAGGTCAACCATACCAAATTTACCATTTAAACAAGCTAGGTTTCGATTTAGAACATTCTACAAATGTTGTTGTTTCTAGATTTATAACTACAATGATACTAAATTTAATAATTGCTATTATTTCATATAAAAATGTGATAATTTCTTTAAAAGGGACAACCATTGAATCTACTCTAATTAATCTCGGGTTATTTGTATCAACTATAACTTTAATTCTAATTCTTATAGTATTTTCAAATTCTGATATCATAATTAAGTTAACAAACATTTTGAAATTTAAAAGATTAAAAAAAATAAAAACAAAGTATTTAGAATGGTCAAATAATTTAAAAAATAGTATAAAATTTTTATGGAAAGAAAAAATATATATAATGATATTAGACATTTTTTTAAACCTACTAGTCCTAATTTTACAAGCTTATTCATTATACTATATGTTTTTAAGATATACCAATTTAAATAATAGTTTTAACAACTTTCTTATAGTTTTTGGAACAATGTTATTATTAAATATGGTTATTTTTTACATTCCTACACCTGGAGCTAGTGGAACAATAGAAATAACTTATCAGATAATTTTTTCATCAATTTTAAAAGTACAAAAAGGAGTATTTTTGTCAATAATAGGTTGGAGATTTGCAACTTATTATCTTCAAATTCTTTTTGGGCTTCTATTGAGCTTTTTCAATTTAATGACTAAAAAAACTAAAAATAGTGAATTAAAATAA
- a CDS encoding glycosyltransferase: MNIGIFSDVYFPQKNGVSTAIKLYKEEMEKLGHNVFLFVPKYSKNYKRNEKNVFEFPAIKFLFEKEQRIALPISTDIFKIKKLNLDIIHSQDPFSMGILAEFLSRILKIKHVGTHHTMYEYYRNYLPLIIRPTLKQTQKMIKNWCLKLDKVISPTNNIKNLLVSYGVPEEHVVVIPTGIDVNKFNKPIEWNIKEEYNIKPNEKILLFVGRLGPEKNVDFLINVFHKIFQEEKNIKFIIIGDGTERHKLEEIVIEYSLQKNIIFAGAQPREKVIDAYKQADLFIFASYTETQGLVILESMAAGTPVVALGKMGVYDLLNHENAGGIMIRELNENDFAHEILRVLKNEELYNKLSKNAINFVKENYSIEISVQKVLEVYKNLLNK; encoded by the coding sequence ATGAATATTGGAATATTTTCTGACGTATACTTCCCTCAAAAAAATGGTGTTTCAACTGCTATAAAATTATACAAAGAAGAAATGGAAAAATTAGGGCATAATGTATTTTTATTTGTACCAAAATATTCTAAAAATTATAAGAGAAACGAAAAAAACGTTTTTGAATTTCCTGCTATTAAATTTCTATTTGAGAAAGAACAAAGAATTGCATTACCAATTTCAACAGACATTTTTAAAATAAAAAAATTAAACTTAGATATAATACACTCGCAGGACCCCTTTTCAATGGGAATTCTTGCAGAATTTTTATCTAGAATTTTAAAAATAAAACACGTTGGAACTCACCATACAATGTACGAATATTATAGAAACTATTTGCCTCTAATTATAAGACCAACATTAAAACAAACACAAAAAATGATTAAAAACTGGTGCTTAAAACTTGATAAAGTTATTTCTCCAACAAATAATATTAAAAATTTATTAGTAAGCTATGGTGTGCCTGAAGAACATGTAGTTGTAATACCAACTGGGATTGATGTAAATAAATTTAATAAACCAATAGAATGGAATATAAAAGAAGAATACAATATTAAACCCAATGAAAAAATACTTTTATTTGTTGGTAGATTAGGACCTGAAAAAAATGTAGATTTTTTAATTAACGTATTTCATAAAATTTTTCAAGAAGAAAAAAATATTAAATTTATAATTATCGGTGATGGAACCGAAAGACATAAATTAGAAGAAATAGTTATTGAATACAGTTTACAAAAAAATATTATTTTTGCAGGTGCACAACCTAGAGAAAAAGTGATCGATGCTTATAAACAAGCCGACTTATTTATATTTGCATCCTATACAGAAACCCAAGGACTAGTAATATTAGAGTCTATGGCTGCTGGAACACCAGTAGTAGCATTAGGAAAAATGGGAGTATATGATTTATTAAATCATGAAAATGCAGGAGGAATAATGATTAGAGAATTAAACGAGAATGATTTTGCACATGAAATTTTGAGGGTTTTAAAAAATGAAGAATTATATAACAAACTTTCAAAAAATGCTATTAATTTTGTAAAAGAAAATTATTCAATCGAAATATCCGTACAAAAAGTTTTGGAAGTGTACAAAAATCTATTAAATAAGTAA